A window of Streptomyces sp. SAI-127 contains these coding sequences:
- a CDS encoding class II glutamine amidotransferase: protein MCRWLAYSGTPLLLDTILYRPTHSLIDQSLHSRLGVETTNGDGFGVGWYSEEDIDTPALLKDIGPAWNNRNLREIADHVRSPLFFAHIRASTGTAVQQTNCHPFRHGRWMWMHNGAIADFHLMRRDLSLLVDPGLYSDIEGTTDSEMMFYLAITFGLDEDPPSAVARMVGVVERSGRDHGVEFPVQMTIAVTDGERLWAFRYSSQGASRSLFYSTRVDTLRELHPDLAFLREVSDETRLIVSEPLGDLPGAWNEVPESSYSVVHAGADEMHRFVPEPA from the coding sequence ATGTGCCGATGGCTCGCTTACTCGGGAACACCCCTGCTGCTCGACACCATCCTCTACCGACCGACCCACTCTCTGATCGATCAGAGCCTCCACTCCAGACTGGGAGTCGAGACGACGAACGGCGACGGTTTCGGCGTCGGGTGGTACTCGGAGGAAGACATCGACACCCCGGCTCTGCTCAAGGACATCGGCCCCGCCTGGAACAACCGCAACCTGAGGGAGATCGCGGATCATGTCCGCTCCCCGTTGTTCTTCGCCCACATACGGGCGTCGACCGGAACTGCGGTGCAGCAGACGAACTGCCACCCGTTCCGGCACGGCCGCTGGATGTGGATGCACAACGGTGCCATCGCGGATTTCCACCTCATGCGCCGCGACCTGTCCCTGCTCGTCGACCCCGGGCTGTACTCCGACATCGAGGGGACGACGGACTCGGAGATGATGTTCTACCTGGCGATCACCTTCGGCCTGGACGAGGATCCGCCGAGCGCCGTGGCCAGGATGGTGGGAGTGGTGGAGCGCAGCGGCCGTGACCACGGTGTGGAGTTCCCGGTCCAGATGACGATCGCCGTGACCGACGGCGAACGCCTGTGGGCCTTCCGCTACTCGAGCCAGGGCGCTTCCCGGTCGTTGTTCTACAGCACCCGCGTGGACACACTGAGAGAGCTGCACCCCGACCTGGCGTTCCTGCGGGAAGTGTCCGACGAGACCCGTCTCATCGTGTCCGAGCCCCTCGGTGATCTGCCGGGTGCCTGGAACGAGGTGCCGGAGAGCAGCTACAGCGTCGTACATGCCGGAGCCGACGAGATGCATCGCTTCGTCCCGGAACCGGCGTGA
- a CDS encoding amphi-Trp domain-containing protein, which translates to MKDLKFEQKRSLSRLEAADQLTALAAALREGGDAELDLGPGTLSLRIPDDLRSELEVEIGEGEIELELEFKWPTAGRKSVPAKTGRSATSTSRSKGAKRP; encoded by the coding sequence ATGAAGGACCTCAAGTTCGAACAGAAGCGTTCCCTGTCCCGCCTTGAGGCGGCTGATCAGCTCACGGCGCTCGCAGCCGCGCTGAGGGAAGGTGGCGATGCCGAACTGGATCTCGGTCCCGGAACGCTGAGCCTGCGGATTCCCGACGACCTTCGCAGCGAGCTGGAGGTCGAAATCGGCGAGGGGGAGATCGAGTTGGAGCTCGAGTTCAAGTGGCCGACGGCAGGGCGCAAGAGCGTGCCGGCAAAGACAGGGCGCAGCGCTACGAGCACCAGCAGGAGCAAAGGCGCGAAGCGCCCGTGA